The window GGCTGGTGCTCGGGTTGCTGGGTGGCGCGGCGCTGGGGATCGGCGCCGGCATCGCCTGGGTGGAGCTGTTCAAGACCAGCAATTTCGAAGGCTACAGCGGCATGCTGGTGTTCTTCACCTTCATGCCGATCGGCGCGCTGCTCGGCGGTGTCGCCGGGGCCGTCCTGTT is drawn from Nitrobacteraceae bacterium AZCC 2146 and contains these coding sequences:
- a CDS encoding ABC-type antimicrobial peptide transport system permease subunit (product_source=COG0577; cog=COG0577; superfamily=161098; transmembrane_helix_parts=Inside_1_6,TMhelix_7_29,Outside_30_43,TMhelix_44_66,Inside_67_91) translates to MKIALLAALGLVLGLLGGAALGIGAGIAWVELFKTSNFEGYSGMLVFFTFMPIGALLGGVAGAVLFGVIAARDVEIAIERVPFDERDKKYR